A genome region from Hippopotamus amphibius kiboko isolate mHipAmp2 chromosome 1, mHipAmp2.hap2, whole genome shotgun sequence includes the following:
- the REG4 gene encoding regenerating islet-derived protein 4, with product MAPKSMWLLLLMSCAASTEVLGAVILRPSCAAGWFYHRSYCYGYFRKLRNWTDAELECQSYGNGTHLTSILNSKEANTIAKYIGGYQKNKPVWIGLHDPQKRHQWQWSDGSVYIYRTMSGRSVGKNKYCAEMNAKDAFLTWNSEDCNKRQHFLCKYQP from the exons ATGGCTCCAAAAAGCATGTGGCTGCTTCTACTGATGAGCTGTGCAGCCAGCACTGAAGTCCTGGGTG CTGTCATCCTGAGACCTAGCTGTGCTGCTGGATGGTTTTATCACAGGTCCTATTGCTATGGATACTTCCGGAAGCTGAGAAACTGGACTGATGCTGAG CTCGAGTGTCAGTCATATGGAAATGGAACCCACCTGACATCTATTCTGAATTCAAAGGAAGCCAACACCATAGCGAAGTACATAGGTggctatcaaaaaaacaagcctGTTTGGATTGGCCTGCATGACCCACAGAAG AGGCACCAGTGGCAGTGGAGCGATGGGTCTGTGTATATTTACAGAACCATGTCTGGCAGGTCTGTGGGTAAGAACAAGTACTGTGCTGAGATGAACGCCAAAGACG cTTTTTTAACCTGGAACAGCGAAGATTGCAACAAGCGCCAACACTTCCTGTGCAAGTACCAACCATAG